Proteins co-encoded in one Bacteroidota bacterium genomic window:
- a CDS encoding dCMP deaminase family protein yields the protein MSRPSFDEIYMELAEKLASRSHCVKAQVGAVLTKDTRIISLGYNGPPSGTHNCDVEWPETGCPRDSKGSCSLALHAEQNAILYAAKNNFSIEGSTLYVTLSPCIACARVIYSVGIRKVFFKNSYASYKNIPSDEGVDFLRKFGVEVVKYSSEK from the coding sequence ATGAGCAGACCAAGTTTTGATGAAATTTATATGGAGTTAGCAGAAAAGTTGGCTTCTCGATCGCATTGTGTTAAAGCTCAGGTAGGTGCGGTACTTACAAAGGATACAAGAATCATTTCTTTAGGATACAATGGCCCTCCTTCCGGTACTCACAATTGTGATGTGGAATGGCCTGAAACAGGTTGTCCGCGTGATAGCAAAGGCAGTTGCTCTCTAGCTTTACACGCTGAGCAAAATGCCATTTTATACGCCGCCAAAAATAACTTTTCAATTGAAGGCTCTACATTATATGTAACGTTATCGCCTTGTATTGCATGCGCCCGCGTTATTTATTCGGTTGGAATTCGCAAGGTTTTTTTTAAAAACAGTTACGCTTCTTACAAAAATATTCCTAGCGATGAAGGTGTTGATTTTTTACGAAAATTTGGTGTCGAGGTTGTAAAGTATAGTTCAGAAAAATAA
- a CDS encoding 50S ribosomal protein L25/general stress protein Ctc: MKTVSLSGSPRASVGKTDAASLRAKGQVPCVIYGGNEQIHFYADERAFKNIIYTPDTNLVNITVDGKNFLAVLQEAQFHKINDKLIHADFLQVIDGKPVTVQIPVKTVGQSQGVKEGGKLTVKMRKLKVKGLVNKLPERIELNIETLGIGKSISVGDIKIDGVTILHPSNISVVSVQTTRNVAAEETTTSTPAATTTTPAATTAAPAKK, translated from the coding sequence ATGAAAACAGTATCATTGAGCGGTTCGCCACGTGCGAGCGTAGGGAAAACAGATGCGGCCTCTTTAAGGGCGAAAGGTCAGGTTCCATGTGTAATTTATGGTGGTAACGAACAAATCCACTTTTATGCTGATGAAAGAGCATTTAAAAACATTATTTATACACCGGATACCAACTTAGTAAACATTACAGTTGACGGTAAAAACTTTTTAGCTGTATTACAAGAAGCACAATTCCATAAAATCAACGATAAACTTATCCATGCTGATTTCCTTCAAGTAATAGATGGAAAACCTGTAACTGTACAAATTCCGGTTAAAACGGTTGGACAATCACAAGGTGTAAAAGAAGGTGGTAAGTTAACAGTTAAAATGCGTAAATTAAAAGTAAAAGGTTTGGTTAATAAATTACCTGAGCGTATCGAGTTAAACATCGAAACATTAGGAATTGGTAAATCAATTTCTGTTGGCGATATTAAAATTGATGGAGTAACTATTTTACACCCAAGTAATATTTCAGTTGTAAGTGTTCAAACAACACGTAACGTGGCTGCGGAAGAAACTACTACCTCAACTCCGGCTGCAACAACTACAACTCCGGCTGCAACAACTGCTGCTCCAGCTAAAAAATAA
- a CDS encoding ribose-phosphate pyrophosphokinase, whose product METQVRIFSGSASIDLSEQIAKSYGQSLGKVQHYRFSDGEIQASYEESIRGQSVFIINSTMPPAENLMEMLLMIDAAKRASAKQIIAVLPYFGYARQDRKDQPRVAIGAKLVADMLAVAGATRVMTMDLHADQIQGFFNVPVDHLYASTIFLPYIQSLHLHNLTIAAPDMGGSKRANAYAKHLKCDIVICYKQRTKANVVDHMTAIGDIEGKDIVLLDDMIDTGGTLCKAADMMVERGASSVRAMCTHAILSGKAYENIEKSKIKELIVTDTIPLQQKSEKIKVLSVADLFAKVISSVHTYESISSNFII is encoded by the coding sequence ATGGAAACTCAAGTAAGAATATTCAGCGGTAGCGCTTCAATAGATTTGTCAGAACAAATTGCCAAATCTTACGGTCAATCTTTGGGTAAAGTACAGCACTATCGTTTCAGTGACGGAGAAATACAAGCATCTTACGAGGAAAGCATACGTGGACAAAGTGTTTTTATCATTAATTCAACCATGCCTCCGGCTGAAAACTTGATGGAAATGTTATTAATGATTGACGCCGCGAAAAGAGCATCTGCAAAACAAATAATAGCGGTTCTTCCATATTTCGGATATGCACGTCAGGATCGTAAAGATCAACCTCGTGTTGCTATTGGCGCAAAATTAGTAGCTGATATGTTAGCGGTGGCCGGTGCAACACGTGTAATGACAATGGATTTACACGCCGATCAAATTCAGGGTTTCTTTAACGTTCCTGTTGATCATTTATACGCTTCAACTATTTTCTTGCCTTACATTCAAAGTTTGCATTTGCATAATTTAACGATTGCGGCTCCTGATATGGGAGGCAGTAAACGTGCCAATGCATATGCTAAACATTTGAAATGTGATATCGTTATTTGTTATAAGCAAAGAACAAAGGCAAACGTGGTTGATCATATGACCGCTATTGGTGATATTGAGGGAAAAGATATCGTGTTATTAGATGATATGATTGATACTGGTGGGACACTATGTAAAGCGGCAGATATGATGGTTGAGCGCGGTGCCAGCAGCGTAAGAGCGATGTGTACACATGCCATCTTATCCGGAAAAGCTTATGAAAACATTGAGAAATCAAAAATTAAAGAATTGATTGTTACTGATACAATTCCTTTACAACAGAAAAGTGAAAAAATAAAAGTACTTAGCGTGGCTGACTTATTTGCGAAAGTTATCAGTAGCGTTCATACTTACGAATCAATTAGTTCAAACTTTATAATTTAA
- a CDS encoding carboxypeptidase regulatory-like domain-containing protein gives MFRKIYLLALGLVFCGLTAMAQDNSGAIKVTLKDKANNEAIPFANVVVYQNGVQVGVGTTNMDGEAVVKPLTPGKYDVKGVYVGYQASEVKGVVVGEGKTIPVTISLSSGDGVNLAEVEVVTYQVPLIDPDTKTGQTVTREDYQNMATKNINSVAATTAGIYQADEGKGLNVRGGRDGATTYFVDGIKVIGGLGLPQQGVDQINVITGGLPAMYGDATSGVISVTTRGPQGKMFGGVELISSQLTDAYGYNSLGFSIGGPILQRTDTNGVKTPLVGFFLAGQGTYEKDPNPSYLVRYKLKDDKLKEIQAQPLIPSKTGTGFNRALEYVTADDFEEIKARQNVATRGFVLNGKIDIKAAKNTNVTLGGAYEYSNGHGFIGSYSLYNAENNPQTIGSTMRSYIRVTQKFGNSNQNSNDKEKDQSVIKNAFFSFLASYELTQSKTQDDTHKDRFFDYGYIGKYNRRFSERENIYNYAFNPKMILAGDTIKAWEYQGRQEVGVDFEASDMNYNMARYTSYLYEYLGSENIFGLDWISAYGGLRNGDQPASIYSLWAATGNQYGSYAKSRATQFRIASSFNADIKNHALTIGIEYDQRESRGYSLFAQGLWTRMRLLANSHTTELDKDNPIYVSELSGTYPAYYYDYLYNAETQTEFSKNLLAAIGLPENHTGFINIDDMDPSTFNINMFSAEDLLGQNSGNQFVDYFGYDYTGNVDKNATDLNRFLNKTDAKGYNTLPVGAFRPIYMAGYIQDKFDFKDIKFNVGLRLDRYDANQKMLKDQYLTYNAKTVAETSSEFAHPSNMGDNYVVYTSALDGGSLVGYRNGDQWYDSKGNEVSDPTILAGTSGKVNPYLTEEAYKAYNSGTPFSVDAFQNYKAQLNIMPRIAFSFPISDVANFFAHYDVLTKRPGGNRFDPKDYYFLQAESSTPGLANPGLRPERTVDYELGFNQVLNERKNAALKISAFYREMRDMLTQKQVVSAFPRSYITYVNQDFGTSKGLQIEFDLRRTGGSRINANYTLQFAEGSGSNANSGANLAASGQPNLRVTQPLDYDQRHSIVLNYDYRFGTDKDYKGPQIKRKSGNPIQLLEDVGFNLQFLVGSGTPYTRWDLAVARGSNQRSNIVGSVNGSSKPWTFRANLRVDKNVKLTWGKKDSDEKKHANLNIYLQVLNLFNNRNVLGVYNFTGDPEDDGYLASPQSQSTVQSLNSPQGFVDQYTINMRNPDNFGRPRVIRIGLQLDF, from the coding sequence ATGTTTAGAAAAATTTACCTTTTAGCATTAGGCCTTGTATTTTGTGGTTTAACCGCAATGGCTCAAGATAACTCGGGTGCGATAAAAGTGACCCTGAAGGACAAAGCCAACAATGAGGCCATTCCATTTGCAAACGTGGTAGTTTACCAAAACGGAGTTCAGGTAGGAGTGGGTACGACTAATATGGATGGTGAGGCTGTTGTAAAACCGTTAACACCCGGAAAATATGATGTAAAAGGTGTATACGTTGGTTATCAGGCATCCGAAGTAAAAGGTGTCGTGGTAGGTGAAGGTAAAACAATACCGGTTACCATTTCTTTATCGAGTGGTGATGGAGTTAATTTAGCGGAAGTTGAAGTTGTAACATATCAAGTTCCTTTAATTGACCCGGATACAAAAACCGGTCAAACTGTAACCCGTGAAGATTATCAAAATATGGCTACCAAAAACATTAACTCGGTAGCGGCGACTACTGCCGGTATCTATCAAGCTGATGAAGGAAAGGGATTAAATGTACGTGGTGGTCGTGATGGAGCAACAACCTATTTCGTTGATGGTATTAAAGTAATTGGTGGATTAGGTTTACCTCAACAAGGGGTGGATCAAATTAACGTTATTACCGGTGGTTTACCTGCTATGTATGGTGATGCAACATCGGGAGTTATTTCGGTAACAACTCGCGGTCCTCAAGGCAAAATGTTTGGTGGAGTAGAGTTAATCTCTTCACAATTAACCGATGCATATGGTTATAACTCATTAGGATTTAGCATTGGCGGTCCTATTTTACAGAGAACAGACACAAACGGTGTTAAGACGCCACTTGTAGGTTTTTTCTTAGCGGGTCAGGGTACTTATGAAAAAGATCCTAATCCTTCATATTTAGTTCGTTATAAATTAAAGGATGATAAGTTAAAAGAAATTCAAGCACAACCATTGATTCCATCAAAAACCGGAACCGGTTTCAACCGTGCCTTAGAATATGTAACAGCGGATGATTTTGAAGAAATCAAGGCTCGTCAGAATGTTGCAACTCGTGGATTTGTTTTAAACGGAAAAATAGATATTAAAGCAGCAAAGAACACTAATGTTACTTTAGGTGGTGCATACGAATATAGTAATGGTCACGGTTTCATAGGTTCGTATTCATTATATAATGCAGAAAACAACCCTCAAACCATTGGTAGCACAATGAGAAGTTACATTCGTGTAACACAAAAATTCGGCAACTCTAATCAAAATTCTAACGATAAGGAAAAAGATCAATCAGTAATTAAAAATGCGTTCTTTAGTTTCTTGGCGAGTTATGAGTTAACACAGTCTAAAACACAAGATGATACTCACAAAGACAGGTTTTTTGATTATGGTTATATTGGTAAATACAATCGTCGTTTCTCAGAAAGAGAAAATATTTACAACTATGCATTCAATCCTAAAATGATACTTGCAGGAGATACTATTAAAGCATGGGAGTATCAAGGTCGTCAAGAGGTAGGTGTTGATTTTGAAGCTTCTGATATGAATTACAATATGGCACGTTATACCTCTTATTTATATGAGTATTTAGGAAGTGAAAATATTTTTGGATTGGATTGGATTTCAGCTTATGGAGGTTTGAGAAATGGTGATCAGCCTGCAAGTATCTATAGTTTATGGGCTGCTACCGGAAATCAATATGGTTCTTACGCAAAAAGTAGAGCTACGCAGTTTCGTATAGCATCCAGCTTTAACGCGGATATAAAAAATCACGCTTTAACAATTGGTATTGAATATGATCAACGTGAATCAAGAGGGTATTCTCTTTTTGCTCAAGGCCTTTGGACTCGTATGAGATTATTGGCTAACTCACATACGACAGAGTTAGATAAAGACAATCCGATTTATGTATCTGAATTATCCGGAACATATCCAGCTTATTATTATGATTATTTATATAATGCAGAAACACAAACAGAGTTTTCAAAGAACTTATTGGCTGCAATAGGCTTACCTGAGAATCATACTGGCTTCATTAATATAGATGATATGGATCCTTCAACCTTCAATATAAACATGTTTAGTGCTGAAGATTTGTTAGGGCAAAATAGCGGTAACCAATTTGTTGATTACTTCGGTTACGATTATACCGGAAATGTAGATAAAAACGCAACCGATTTAAATCGTTTCTTAAACAAGACTGATGCAAAAGGATATAATACTTTACCTGTTGGTGCTTTCCGTCCAATATATATGGCGGGTTACATCCAGGATAAATTTGACTTTAAAGACATTAAGTTCAATGTTGGTTTACGCTTGGATCGTTATGACGCTAATCAAAAGATGTTAAAGGATCAATACTTAACTTATAATGCAAAGACAGTAGCTGAAACTTCATCTGAATTTGCGCATCCATCAAATATGGGTGATAACTATGTTGTGTACACTTCTGCACTTGACGGTGGTTCTTTAGTAGGTTATAGAAATGGCGACCAATGGTATGATTCAAAAGGTAATGAGGTTTCTGACCCTACAATTCTTGCTGGTACTTCAGGAAAAGTAAATCCTTATCTGACTGAAGAAGCTTACAAAGCTTATAATTCAGGAACTCCATTTTCAGTAGATGCATTTCAAAACTACAAAGCACAACTGAATATTATGCCTCGTATCGCATTCTCGTTTCCTATTTCTGACGTAGCAAACTTCTTTGCACATTACGATGTTTTAACTAAGCGCCCAGGTGGTAATCGTTTCGATCCAAAAGATTATTATTTCTTACAGGCTGAAAGTAGCACACCTGGTTTAGCTAATCCAGGTTTACGTCCTGAACGTACTGTAGATTATGAATTAGGATTTAATCAGGTTTTGAACGAGCGTAAAAACGCGGCTTTGAAAATTTCAGCTTTCTATCGTGAAATGCGTGATATGTTAACTCAAAAGCAAGTAGTTTCAGCTTTCCCTCGTTCTTACATTACTTACGTAAACCAAGATTTCGGAACATCAAAAGGTTTACAAATTGAATTTGATTTACGTAGAACGGGTGGTTCACGTATAAATGCAAACTATACATTACAATTTGCTGAAGGTTCAGGTTCAAATGCGAACTCAGGTGCTAACTTAGCTGCATCAGGTCAACCTAACTTACGTGTAACTCAGCCTTTAGATTACGATCAACGCCATTCAATAGTATTAAATTACGATTATCGTTTTGGTACAGATAAGGATTACAAAGGACCACAAATAAAACGTAAGTCAGGAAATCCTATCCAGTTATTGGAAGATGTTGGGTTTAACTTACAATTCTTAGTTGGTTCCGGAACACCTTATACACGTTGGGATTTAGCTGTTGCAAGGGGAAGTAATCAACGTTCAAATATTGTAGGTTCAGTTAACGGAAGCAGCAAACCTTGGACTTTCCGTGCTAATTTACGTGTAGATAAAAACGTGAAATTAACTTGGGGTAAAAAGGATTCTGATGAAAAGAAACATGCTAACTTAAATATCTACCTTCAAGTATTAAACTTGTTTAATAACCGTAATGTCTTAGGTGTTTATAACTTCACAGGTGATCCTGAAGATGATGGTTACTTGGCATCGCCACAATCACAGAGTACCGTGCAAAGTTTGAATAGCCCTCAAGGATTTGTTGATCAGTACACAATCAATATGAGAAATCCGGATAATTTTGGTAGACCACGTGTTATCCGTATTGGTTTACAGTTAGACTTTTAA